The following are encoded in a window of Gramella sp. MT6 genomic DNA:
- a CDS encoding glycosyltransferase family A protein produces the protein MKIDIVIPAHNEANFISQTLQSLADQSLLPNKVVVVDDSSTDNTSEIIEKFTSKYPFIELVRNDSSNEHAPGSKVINAFYKGYYKLEDEFDVICKFDADLIFPENYLEKIVGHFTNDPKAGMVGGFCSIQRKNQWIPENLTGKDHIRGALKAYRKHCFIQIGELKPAMGWDTADELLARFHGWKVVTDESLLVKHLRPTGMNYFEHSGRKQGEAFYRLRYGTMLSLIASAKLAAMKMNPFAFLHYVSGYFKAKKKKRPFLVSEEEGRFIRKLRWANIRKKIA, from the coding sequence TTGAAGATAGATATTGTAATACCAGCTCATAATGAGGCAAATTTTATAAGCCAGACATTGCAATCTCTTGCAGACCAAAGCCTATTGCCAAATAAGGTCGTGGTAGTTGATGATAGCTCTACCGATAATACTTCTGAAATCATCGAAAAGTTTACTTCCAAATATCCTTTCATCGAACTGGTTAGAAACGATTCTTCAAACGAACATGCTCCCGGAAGCAAGGTTATAAATGCATTTTATAAAGGCTATTACAAGCTCGAAGATGAATTTGACGTCATCTGCAAATTCGATGCAGATCTTATTTTTCCAGAAAATTATCTCGAAAAGATAGTCGGGCATTTCACGAATGATCCAAAGGCAGGAATGGTCGGCGGCTTTTGCAGTATCCAAAGAAAGAACCAGTGGATACCTGAAAATTTAACTGGTAAGGACCATATACGCGGAGCACTAAAAGCTTACCGCAAACATTGTTTTATTCAGATAGGAGAATTAAAACCCGCCATGGGCTGGGACACTGCAGACGAATTACTGGCAAGATTCCACGGATGGAAAGTTGTTACAGATGAAAGCTTGCTCGTAAAACATCTTAGACCTACCGGAATGAACTACTTTGAGCATTCTGGCCGCAAACAGGGAGAAGCCTTTTACAGATTGAGATATGGCACCATGCTTAGCCTGATAGCTTCGGCCAAACTGGCTGCTATGAAAATGAATCCTTTTGCGTTTCTTCATTATGTCTCGGGATATTTTAAGGCCAAAAAGAAAAAACGACCCTTTCTCGTTTCCGAAGAAGAAGGTCGTTTTATTAGAAAATTACGTTGGGCGAATATTCGAAAGAAGATCGCCTAG
- the pafA gene encoding alkaline phosphatase PafA produces MKRYFFALFLFIGLSPLKAQIIKDNPKLVVGIVVDQMRYDYLTRFWDQFEEGGFKRLVNDGFTFKNTHFNYVPTYTGPGHASVFTGTTPAYHGIISNSWFNKFEDQFVYCASDPSVQSLGTETRAGEMSPNRMLSTTFADENRLHTQMKGKTIGVALKDRGAILPAGHTANAAYWFNGGTEANWISSTYYMEELPKWVQDFNKSDKAESYLKTWEPLKNIDTYSQSGSDINEFEGGFNGMETASFPYDLKKIAPENGNYELIKATPFGNDLTAEFAKAAIKGEELGKDNITDVLTLSFSSTDYVGHNFGVNSKEVQDTYMRLDLAIADVLNYLDETVGAGEYTVFLTADHGAADVPNYLKSKKIPAGNFQDSELIMKLGQFVAEEYDSEELIANISNGQVFFNYTELSKEKVDADELQDKIAYFLLQQDNISRTFTRKQLQSGSFDKGIGSLIENGFNQKRSGDVVYVMDPGYIVFPETGTTHGSGFSYDTHAPLIFFGKGVKKGSTYKQAYINDIAPTISAMLGIAFPNAATGKPLSEMLDK; encoded by the coding sequence ATGAAACGCTATTTTTTTGCATTATTTCTATTTATTGGACTGTCGCCCTTAAAGGCTCAGATTATAAAAGATAACCCCAAATTGGTTGTTGGTATCGTGGTAGATCAAATGCGGTATGATTATCTAACACGATTCTGGGATCAGTTTGAAGAGGGAGGCTTTAAGCGTCTTGTGAACGATGGCTTCACCTTTAAAAATACTCATTTCAACTATGTGCCAACATATACAGGACCGGGACATGCTTCGGTATTTACCGGTACTACTCCTGCATATCATGGGATAATCAGCAATAGCTGGTTTAATAAATTTGAAGATCAGTTTGTTTATTGTGCGAGTGATCCATCTGTGCAATCTCTGGGTACTGAAACCAGGGCAGGAGAAATGTCTCCAAATAGAATGTTGTCTACCACTTTTGCAGACGAGAACAGGCTGCATACACAAATGAAAGGTAAAACCATTGGCGTTGCTCTAAAAGACAGGGGCGCAATTCTACCGGCAGGTCATACTGCCAATGCGGCTTATTGGTTCAATGGAGGAACAGAGGCTAATTGGATTAGCAGTACCTATTACATGGAAGAATTGCCTAAATGGGTACAGGATTTCAATAAGTCTGATAAAGCTGAATCCTACCTTAAAACATGGGAACCTTTAAAAAATATAGATACTTATTCCCAAAGCGGAAGTGATATCAATGAATTTGAAGGTGGGTTTAATGGAATGGAAACGGCTTCTTTTCCTTACGATCTTAAGAAGATCGCTCCTGAAAATGGAAATTATGAGTTGATCAAAGCTACTCCCTTTGGGAATGATCTAACGGCTGAATTTGCAAAAGCGGCCATAAAAGGAGAGGAACTTGGAAAAGATAATATTACCGATGTGCTAACGCTTAGTTTTTCCAGTACAGATTATGTAGGTCACAACTTTGGGGTGAATTCCAAAGAAGTACAGGATACTTATATGAGGCTCGATCTTGCAATAGCAGATGTTCTGAATTACCTGGATGAAACTGTTGGAGCAGGTGAGTATACTGTTTTCCTGACTGCAGATCACGGCGCAGCAGATGTTCCAAATTATTTAAAGTCAAAAAAGATACCAGCGGGTAATTTTCAGGATTCAGAATTGATCATGAAACTTGGACAGTTTGTTGCCGAAGAATATGATTCTGAAGAATTGATCGCTAATATTTCAAATGGTCAGGTTTTCTTTAATTATACAGAATTAAGCAAAGAGAAAGTTGATGCAGATGAATTGCAGGATAAGATCGCGTATTTTTTGCTTCAGCAGGATAACATTTCTAGAACATTTACCAGGAAACAGTTGCAGAGCGGTTCTTTTGATAAGGGAATTGGCAGTTTAATAGAAAATGGTTTCAACCAGAAAAGAAGCGGTGATGTTGTTTACGTGATGGATCCAGGTTATATCGTTTTCCCGGAGACAGGAACAACTCACGGTAGCGGTTTCTCTTACGATACTCATGCACCTCTTATTTTCTTCGGAAAGGGAGTTAAAAAAGGTAGCACCTATAAGCAAGCGTATATTAATGATATTGCTCCTACGATTTCAGCGATGCTGGGGATCGCTTTCCCTAACGCCGCAACAGGTAAACCTCTAAGCGAAATGCTGGATAAATAA
- a CDS encoding class I SAM-dependent methyltransferase, protein MYENSFPEKRYQKTLEFLKELVPPPAKVLDLGVKNPFSEIMEEHGYEVTNTSGEDLDNDFSAVKIETYDLVTAFEIFEHLLAPYNILREIKADKIVASVPLKLWFSPAYRSKTDKWDRHYHEFEDWQFDWLFEKSGWEIRETLKWTNPVNKIGIRPILRKFTPRYYAVYAERA, encoded by the coding sequence GACTTTAGAATTTTTAAAAGAACTGGTGCCTCCACCGGCAAAAGTGCTTGATCTTGGAGTGAAAAATCCTTTTTCGGAGATCATGGAAGAACATGGTTATGAAGTGACCAATACTTCTGGTGAAGATCTTGACAATGACTTTTCAGCAGTAAAGATTGAGACTTACGACCTGGTCACTGCCTTTGAGATATTCGAGCATCTTTTAGCTCCTTATAATATTCTAAGAGAGATAAAAGCAGATAAGATCGTGGCAAGTGTTCCTCTTAAATTATGGTTTTCTCCTGCCTATCGCAGTAAAACCGATAAATGGGACCGGCATTACCACGAATTCGAAGACTGGCAATTCGACTGGCTTTTTGAGAAAAGCGGCTGGGAGATCAGGGAAACTTTAAAGTGGACCAATCCTGTTAATAAAATAGGGATCAGACCAATACTTCGGAAATTTACTCCGCGCTATTATGCGGTTTACGCGGAAAGAGCCTAA